The DNA window TCTGAATTTTCtaggataaaattttaattttacaataatctatctatacatatatttaaataactatcataaaaaatagaattagaATTAGACAGTACTCTCCCTGTTTTATAATCTCcctgttttataatgtaagacttctaatattatttagattctaatattatttagatttatatagatactaataaatctatatatatattatatacattcgtttatggataaatttagactAGTTGAGCGGCGTTCGTCGTCCCCGCCCTCTCTcgcctttccctctcttgtcGTGGACACGTCGGGTCTCTCTCGATCTCCCAACTTGACCGTTGCGTAGCCGTTGTACTGGCTTTTGTATTGCTAATAGTGCCTTCCCCCACACCGGTCCGGTGGTACCACCGCTcctgcctctgcctctgcctccAGCTTCGCCATCCACAATCAAACGCAGGTCCACGAGAACCCCCAACTCCACCTGTGTCTGGCCTCTTCTTGATTCCTCTCCGGTTTTCTCCCGTGCCACTCTCGCTGCTGCAAAGTAAAGACAGGCTTGGCATTGCCATGCACTTTGGAATGTTCCAGTAACCTGTCACTCTCTAGTGCCAATCTCTCCTTGCCTTTCACCAAATGTTTTAGCCCGCCATTGGAAAGAACGGCTTTTTTCCTGTTTCCTAGCTGAAAGAAGCATCGGGATTCATGAGCTACAATTTATTGTGGTGgtgtttttatcatatattgtgagtgttttaaattttctgcattattttgttttgtggtAGCTGGTCAAGGGTATTTTCATGAGCTACAATTgattaatgtaaaatttaaaaaatgcttTACAAATATCAGATGAGGAACTGTTATACAGAAATTTAAACTTCAATAAatacgaaaaaaaatccaaattccaCTGTCATAAAAGAACAAGACTGACTAATGAGCTAGAGTCATGAGACCCTGACTGCCTGCCTGCTTGCTTGCCTGGCTGTATTCGTCCTGCCTGATTAGTTAGCCggtcaagaaagaaaaatttatTAGTCGCCACTACTTTTGCGTCCTCTCTTCTTGAATCTTGATCACCAGCTTACCGAAAAAAAAggggttaattaatttgtaggaCTAGTGTGCCTCCACCCAACTAATCCTGCCTGCACAGTGTGTCCTTGTATGCTGACTTGAGTGTTAGTGAAGCCACTCCATTTCACACATCTTACTTAATACATCTACAAGTTCAGTTGCTTCTGTTAGCTACGAGTAGCTTTCAATATTTGTATTCTGGGGTCTACTGTGACAGGATGTTTTATCTCTGGCAATACATGCAACTCTGTACTAATTCCATCACAGCTTTGCTCTATGTGTTTAATTAAGGTTAGTTGGGTTTGTTGTTaccttaccaaattttagtttcttcTTTGTAAAGTTTTCTTTGCCTTGCATACTCTTCTCTGGTTATGGTTTTACACTTGGTCAGCAGAATACACTGTCATATACAGCTAAACAAGGGGATAAAATTGGTTAACAATTCATTATGTCATGACATGGTTAACAATGAGTGGAGCAGAATTAGTCAGCATTGTGTCCGGTGAAGTGGAGATAAGAGTATAATCTATGCCATATACTAGTACCACTGACAGCCTTATTAAGAGTAATCGGTGTGATTAAGATTCTCCACCTACATGTACATGAGCCCTGAAAGTGAACATAGGAGAGGTGCAGAGTTTTGTtggcatttatttttaatctatgtGGGGCCCAATCTGGTGAGTGCACTGATTATCTGTTTTATTATGGAGTGTACAATGAGTACATTCAATGCACTTTCTTTtcgtgttattttttttctgaaaaagaaaagaacaaacgGGAAGAGACACAACACTTATCCCATAAGAACAAGAAACTCTACCTTATCTTGGTTCCATATACCATATGTCCGCTTTGTTCTGTTTGGAGAAATTCtgtaggaattttagagaaattaaattcttttctataaaatttctgtaaAACTTCTGCCTTTCCAATGAGCCCATACTTAGTTGATTTTCCCACCACGTATACAACATTGTTGTAGAAgtatttttcaagaaatttcaTGACAATATAATTAGGATTATTATTAGTACATTTTTGTCGGCCTGCCTGAAAATGTGGGCTACAGGCCATGTTAACTGCACCACAAATGGACAATAAAAGAGTATAAATCAAGAAGACCAGTTACTTCTTTCCATCGAAAAAGCAGAgctattttccattttttccaTCACTAAAAatccaatctttttttttctctgcaaCAGAAGGGAGCCCTCAGGCCACCTGGCTTCTCCTCAGCAACAGCTCAGGCTTGATTTCTTCCTTCTCCACTACCTCCACTTCCTCCTCCACTCCACCTcacaatctctctctctctcctcccaattcctctccttttctcctcttttctcATGCTTTGACGCCACCATTAAGCTTTGGCTTTTCTCTGCCTCCCATCTCCTCCTCTGCCACTAGTTAAagcaagagagagagggggagagaagagagaagcacgggagaggaggaagtgaggaggaggggaggaggaggagggttcGAAGATGTTCGACAGCCTGCTCAACTCCAAGTTCTACAACAAATGGTGCAGAAATGTGTTTCCTGTTGTTGATTGATTGGTGGTTCTTGCGCTTTCAGGTCGAGCGGTTCTTGAAGTTGCTCTTGCTGTTCTTGTGGAGTATGGAGTCCAAAATCGGTTTTTGGGTTCTTTGCTGTCGATTTGTTTAGTTCTTCAAGCTGCGCGGTTTGAATGGTTCGGATTCTTGGGGATAAAGAAGCTGCATTTGCTCGGTTGATGGATTTGTTGCATCAGGGGTTGGTTCTTCAGTTGCTTGGATTTCGAATTGCTTGGTTCCACTTCGATCCATACATGATACATGCATGCGTGACAATTCTTTCTAGGACTCATGAGCTCCCCTTTGCCTCTCCTTCTGCAGGAGATGATCAGCTATGGTTTTTCGATTCATTCTAATCTTGATTTCTTTGCTCGTTCTGCCTCTTTGCCTTTCTGATGAACTGATGATTTCCGTTCGGGAGATTGTCTAGCTATGTTGCGTTCGTGGCTTGGATTGGATAAGCTAGTTTCAGTTTTTGTTCTAATTTCTAgatttgtaattaattatgacGCAGCAAGCACGCAATCAAGTGCACCAGGACCCGGCTGGATCTGGTGCGGCGGAAGAAGCAAGCGATGGTCAGGTTCATGAAGAAGGACGTCGCCGACCTCCTGGGCAATGGCCTTGACTCGCACGCCTTTGGACGGGTACTGTCTGACTAACCGAGGCATCAGCCTGCATTGATTAATGTTCTTGAAAGGATTTAGCTCGGTGCAAATTGGATGGACAAAGTTGAATTGCTTTTCGGTTCTTAACACAAGAAGTGTCGGCGCAGTTAAAAATTTGTGCTTTGTACAGAAAAGTTCCTAATGAGAGTCCTCGTACGCCCATGTTGCTgatttcttgtttctttttttcttttgaattggCTGTAGATGGAAGCACTGATTGTTGAGATGAACCAAGCATCCTGCTATGATATGATCGAGCAGTACTGTGAGTACTTGGTGAAGCAGCTCAACAACCTGCAGAAGCAGAGGTATGTCTGATTGTGTTATCAGATAACTGAAACGATGCTGAGACATACCGTTCCAAgcgtgttaaataaaaaaaaatctgtatcGCACCATTCGATGTCTTGTAGGAGCATTTCAGTTTACCACTGCTACACATATGCATAGGCAGATTTGTTTGTTCAAGCATAAGTAATGGTGCGAGATCATACTCCACTCACTCTAATGTATAATAgctttgttttgtgttttcttgCCTGATATATCTATATGAGCTGTTGAACCCAATCATGatggcatatatattttctatttaaatagCCGTGTTGATTCCTGGCTTGTGGCCTTATGGGAATGGTTCAAAGTTCTTGCTTTTAGTGCATCGTCATAGCTTGATTTTTTCAACCAATTCTTCTCATGACATGGATACTCCAGTTGTCCTGTATATGTCACCTAAATATAACAAACCTAATACAAGTTCAGTCAAGCATTGCTTTTAATTTATTGTCTTTGGTTGTTCGATATGTTGTTCTCCTAGACTTACAAGATCTGGAAACTGCAGACTTTCTCATAGCTTGTTCAAGATTTTGATTTGTTTAAGTACCTTAATCTTGAGGGGTCGTAAAATGTTTAGGAAATGGGAGTGATTTTCATTAGATTCTCTTTAACATTATTGTCttgatatgtatataatagtGTCCTGGCATATACTACATGGAAATGAACTTGTTTGTGGTAGCACCAGCAATGAACTGGAGTAGATGTCTGTTTAAAAAGTTAGATATAGGTCTCATTGCATTCAGTTAACGTACAACTTTTGTTCTGCTGCAATTGATCTCACTAACTCTGTGATGGCCCATTTACAGTGAATGCCCTCAGGAAGCCTTGGAAGCGGTGTCAACTCTAATTTTTGCCACTGCTAGATTTCCTGATTTGCCTGAACTGTGTGACCTCAGACATGTGTTCACGGAGAGATATGGGAATTCCATTGAGCCTTTTGTTAGCTCTGAGGTGCTTAAATACTGTCCTTTCTTATGTGTTTTGAGTTGCTCTCATATTGCACAATGTTAATTAGTTTGATCTTTCTGTGGCCAGTTTGTTCAGAAGCTTCAGAACAAGTCATTTACTAATGAAGAAAAGCTGCAAGTGATGCAAAGCATAGCTGAAGAATTCTCAGTCCCATTTAATGCCAAGGCATTGGAACGAAAGATATCTGGTGTACCTCAAAATagacatgtaaaattttggtgaacTTACTAAATCAAAGCATTACATGCATTCCTTCTTTAATATATGTAGGTTCACTTATACACtgtcttgattttttttcttacaggATTATCAAAACAAGAGTTATTTTAAACGTGTAGAAGTTGAAGCATCAGCACGTGATGAGCTGAAGGTGGATAGACATCATGAAAGAAAATCGAGAGTGACACCTGAAGTCTATGAAAAGAAGCAGGAAATGATAAAGCCTAAAGATATTCATGTCATCCCTGATGCCGTTGGTCAGCTTGGTGAGAAAAGCAGGAAGAACCGCTCAGATATACCTTATGATGTGCCTCCTTCGGACTTGAAGCTAATTAATGATCAGAAGGagttaaagaaagaaaataaaaagcaTAATCATCATCTGAGGGAACTGATGGATCCAGACAAGTTAGTTCCTCCATACAGAGAACCCAAGGAAGCTGAGAAGAAAGATGCTGCTGAAAAGTCTGATGGGAAAGGCTACCATGTCCATCGATCACGCATGGCTGGTGGCGTTGATCACAACTGGGGACATGCCGACTTGGGGCTTAAAACTCTGGGCCTAGAGAAACAAGGAACTGAGCCAGCTAGTTCCTTGAATGGCAAAACACTTAACAAGGCTCCTCCCTATTCTAAGCCCTACAAAACAATAGATAAGAAGTCTGCTGaagaaaataatgataattTGTACAACGGACGACAACATATTTCAGAGTATGGGCAGTCTGTGCAAGATAGGCAGAAAATGCCAGAGAAGGCAATCAATATGTTGCCACCTTATGTTAAGTCAGCCCCTACAAATCAAGCTGCTAATGGTTACAAGCATGCTGGCATTGCGGAAATCGGTCACCAGAGAGATGGACTGGCTGATGATGATACCATTCTGCCTGTTTCTGTCAGAAGGAAAAGTGGGAAACCACCTACATATGGTGATCGTTATGACGATGAGGCAAAGATGGCAAACCAAACTTCTGGTGGCCAAAGAAGACATTCAAGCAGAAGACATGGTTCAGACGATGATTATGACCTGAGAGGTGGTTATATGCAGCCCCAGTATGATGATGATACTGTCAATAATGCGAGGCACTTTAAGCAAACTAGTGAACGAAGAAAGCATAGAAGCAAGCAGAGTGGATCAGCAAGTGGTAACGACTACGAGTCGGAGGAGGATGAGACAGACACTGCAATTGATTTTGGCAATCTTTTGCCCCGAGTGCCTAGTTCTCATCGGAAACACAGGAGTAGGAGTGCTCATCCACGCAGCAGAGGCCGTGATGATGAGGAAAGGGTGATGGATAAGCTACTAATGCACTACAGTAAGAAAGGCATTGATAGGGAAGAGCATAGAGCAAGAACAAAATCAAGGACCCCTCGACCTCGAGCTGATCAACCTTCTGATGGAGTCGGGGAACGGTCTAACAGAGAAGGGGCACCACTACATCCTCCAGAAAGAACTGTTTCTCTCCCTTCAGAATCCGGCAACCTGGGTGCAAAACCTAAGGTTCCTGCTCGGTCCATTTCGATGCAGTCAGAGAAATCCAGAGGGAATGTGCACCCTAGCATGCCAGATTTCGACGAACTAGCTGCGCGCATCAGTGCTCTGAGGAAGGAATGAGCTGCTACAAGATTGTATTTAGGCTTCAGCAGGTTCTGTGTTCTTTCAGGAACTTCTCTCAAAGCAATTTATACTCAGTGGTCACAGGAATCAGAGAATCTCTGGAGGTAGCTGCATCCTCTCTTTCATCTTGCAATCTCTCCTGGTGGTAGTCTTGCTTGCATTGCTGTATGCCTGGATAGAATAGTACCAATAAATGGTAATATTTAGGAATACCATACAATATTGGTTTGGGTTTGGTCTTTGTTGTGCTCCATACTTGAAACAATCATCTTGTATAGATGCCATTGATGAGGCAATAATGATAAGTGATTATTCTTTCTGTTACTGCTAGCATGTGAGTTTGTATGCATTCCAAGTTTTCAACTTTTAGCTGGAGATGAATTGTGTCCTAGTATCCTAGGTACTATAACTGGAGGTGGAACTGTCAGATGCAGATATGGTGTGAGCAAATGGTCTTTTGAGATCTGTTCTGGCACATGATTAGGGCATTTCTTGGATCTTTGGCTTTGGTACCTGGAGTTCCTGCATCTGGGAGGCTGTGACAAGCTGTAATTGTAAGGCTGTCCTTAAATAGAGTTTGGCTCAACTGTCAGATGCTGATGCATACCTGATATTGGGCTGGAAGCCTGAAAACAAGAAGCTCTCTTCCAGGATATAATATCACCTTTCTCTGAGCACCGAAAATCTAGAACTGAGCAGATTCCAATGTTTTCCTCCAGCAGAAATTATCAGCAGTGCCATCATGTGACATGATACGATCATACATTATGAGCATGATGTGTCTTGCACATATTGTTTGTTGAGCTTATGTCACCGAGGAAGACCATGTGGCCGTTGCTGCACTTTGACGCTGCCGACGCCGACAGCTACATATGAGctcaactgaaaaaaaaatgccatttTATACGTCTATGCACGTTCTTCTGGATTTCCAATCATCAGCCgccttattattttttctctcttttttcggAGAGCTTCTAATTGGTCCATCAATACTAAATCGAATTCAAAATtccaaaagggaaaaaaaaagaatggcaTGGGGCTGATGAAAATTCTGCACCGTTTTCTGTTCTTGCTATTGCTATTTGCTTTGAAAAACAATGGCAGGTAAGTACTAAATATCACAGGCCAAGGTAGCTTGAACaagttcagagtttcagatcAGCTCAGGGACCtcatgacggcgacggcgaaatGCAGGATGTAGTtgtcggcgccgtcgtcgagcaGCTGGTGGCAGACCAGCCGTTCCAGCCTAGGGCTCCTCGGCAGCGCCCCGCCGTGGTACAGgacggtggccgccgccgccgtcgccgccggccgggtcGCCAAGCACGCCGCCAGCCGCGCTACCGCCCGGAGGAACAGCGGCAGGAGACCCTGCACGCATGTAACAGTATTACAGTAAGATTCAAAAAAACCATTGAGAAAACGTGATTAATCATATCCACAAATTCCTCCaaaaatatccaaaattaGCTCACCATAAAACACACTCGCTTGATTGATAAAATTGGATGTGAAATTAATTCGAGGTGTTTTCTTGAGGGTTTATATAGATAATATCAAACTTAATGATTCGTCGCAAAACAAGATGAGGCGGCGATGGCACCAAAGCCCAACCTTTTGTCGTCGTTACTCATTGgcctggattttttttaacaaggtaaatttcagaaaacaCACGTTACCAATCTAGTTGCAAAAAAACACACTCGTTAAACATTTGTAGGCATATAAGATTAAACATTTACAGTTTGCAATGGTACCAAAATAAATTGGTTAATTGAATAGTTCTCTAAAACTCTTTAATTATGACACTCGCCACTCGGGTTATCtgatacataaaaaaaaacctatattttttctgcaACTCGAACCATAATAGTACATgtgattttgtaaaattttcgctcttttttttcccacttTCAGGTCAGAACTCACAAATGACAAGGGCCAATGATGAGAGTTGACTTGGGCCGGTCAACTACCGGGTCAAGTACTACCCACCATGCAGAGTTTCAGCCCATGGGCCCACATGCCTGTGACAGagccggcccggcccggcccggcccaacCCAACTACGGCCTAATCCGATACGACTACGTATTTCCGTCTAATTACGTATCCGCCTCGATTATTTTATCCCTCTCGCTCTCTCTTTATATACGTACGCCGCAGCACGCTCGTCTCGACAGATCGCCCTCGCCGTCAGATTGAAGCAGCAgcgagagatcgatcgatccgtcCGTCGAGAGCTTcttctccgtcgccggcgagcgcgcACCTCGGAAACTCCGGCCATGTCGTCGTCGGGAGGGTTCAAGAACGGCGGGAAGCAGAAGCCTCTCAAGGCGCCCAAGGCTGCCAAGAAGGAGTACGACGAGGTATTACAGAgaattttggttaaaattttagtcaGTTGATTGATTGCATTCTGAAAAagatacatgtttttttaataataatctGAAACTATTGTTACTGACGATtggtaattaaattaattgtgGTTATTATTATCTGTTGTGCAGACCGATCTGGAGAAcataaagaagaagaaagaggaagagaaggCGCTGAAGGAGCTGAGGGCAAAGGCGGCGCAGAAAGGCGCTCTTGGAGGCGCCGGTCTCAAGAAGAGCGGCAAAAAATGAACCCTAGTTTCTTAATTCTTCAGCTGATTATTATCCTAGTTAGCAGCAGCCTGAAACTGCTTTAGAGCAGGAGATGTTTCAActcagttttttcttttcttttttgctgaATAGAATCACTTAATTACCTAATTCTTGATGCATGAGTTGTCCTAAGATGTCATAAAACTAAATGTGATGCTGTCGTatgatgaaattttgtttgcatggtctctcttttttattatggtttTGGTGGAATTGGAGTCAGAGTTTCCCCTTACCAacagaacaattttttttagtgcAAAAACGAGGAAAACTGAacaaattttaccaaaaaattttaattctgtAATTTCTTTAAACGTGATCGATATATTTGGTGATTTCCATTAATGTAAACTTGATTGGTATAACAGGCGGTTCATTAATGTACCCGATGGTAAGACTGGTTAATTGTAGTATGTAACTTGTATCACCGATCACTAcagttcagaattcagagtaggatcgaagaaaccaaaccaatccaaACTTGAAACTGCTACTCGCCGTGTTCAGATCGGAAAAGATagtttctgattttttttttcatggcaaGATTGTTGATTTGTTTCTCCATGGCGTGTTTACTTCTTGAGTTCTTGTCATGTCGTGTGGGGACGAGATGGCCCAGAGGCCGCTAGAcatcgccggcgaggtccTCCGCTGCCTCCCGTTCTACACTGATCCATCCACCGCATCTGCCGGCGCTTGGCGCGTGCTCGTCCGCGCGGCAGcaccgcacgccgccgccgatgtcGCCGTGCCTCTGCTTCGCCGACGGCAGCTTCCGCAGCATCTTCCCGGAGGGGACGCGCGGCCGTTCCGGCGCACGGCTCCTGCGGAGAGTGGCTCGGGCACGAGCGCCACGACGGCGCCTACGTGCTCGTCGACCCTTTCTCCAAGGCCGCCGCTCCCCAGCGAGCCCCGTCTCCATTGTCTGCCACGAGGCCCatcgatcgccgccgccgccgccgccgccgccgtcgacgagcgTGATCTCGGCGGTGGTGCAGGCACACGCGGCCCCCGCGCGAGAGCACCAGCAAGGCGGTGTCCCTGCTCAAACTGCTCGTCCGATCTGTGGCGGCAAGGAGCTGGAGGATCGCCTCACCGTGTTCAAGGCCAACTTCCAATCGTCACAGTGAGCAGGTGACAACCGTCGGCGACGGGTCCGGCGACCGCGCGCTGTTCGGGGGGGCGGTGGTGCTCCACAGCAGtacgcgtcgccggcgacagGTGGGCGGATCAGGTCTTCTTACTAGAGGACGGCACCGGCGACAAGTGACACACCCGAGAGCAGCTGCAGCGTTGCTCTCCGAGGAAGCAGCTTTGGGTCGGTGATGGCGGAAGAGCTCCTGCCAttgatggcgacggcggacgGCCACGATTAGGGTATGCACGGCCA is part of the Oryza brachyantha chromosome 2, ObraRS2, whole genome shotgun sequence genome and encodes:
- the LOC102716841 gene encoding uncharacterized protein LOC102716841, translating into MFDSLLNSKFYNKCKHAIKCTRTRLDLVRRKKQAMVRFMKKDVADLLGNGLDSHAFGRMEALIVEMNQASCYDMIEQYCEYLVKQLNNLQKQSECPQEALEAVSTLIFATARFPDLPELCDLRHVFTERYGNSIEPFVSSEFVQKLQNKSFTNEEKLQVMQSIAEEFSVPFNAKALERKISGVPQNRHDYQNKSYFKRVEVEASARDELKVDRHHERKSRVTPEVYEKKQEMIKPKDIHVIPDAVGQLGEKSRKNRSDIPYDVPPSDLKLINDQKELKKENKKHNHHLRELMDPDKLVPPYREPKEAEKKDAAEKSDGKGYHVHRSRMAGGVDHNWGHADLGLKTLGLEKQGTEPASSLNGKTLNKAPPYSKPYKTIDKKSAEENNDNLYNGRQHISEYGQSVQDRQKMPEKAINMLPPYVKSAPTNQAANGYKHAGIAEIGHQRDGLADDDTILPVSVRRKSGKPPTYGDRYDDEAKMANQTSGGQRRHSSRRHGSDDDYDLRGGYMQPQYDDDTVNNARHFKQTSERRKHRSKQSGSASGNDYESEEDETDTAIDFGNLLPRVPSSHRKHRSRSAHPRSRGRDDEERVMDKLLMHYSKKGIDREEHRARTKSRTPRPRADQPSDGVGERSNREGAPLHPPERTVSLPSESGNLGAKPKVPARSISMQSEKSRGNVHPSMPDFDELAARISALRKE